In Pseudomonas fluorescens, a genomic segment contains:
- the mobA gene encoding molybdenum cofactor guanylyltransferase MobA gives MPDDSSPLPCSILLLAGGRGQRMGGQDKGLLQWHGAPLIAHLQRLVRPLTDDLIISCNRNQDRYAPYADQLVNDDSPDFPGPLAGVRAGLAAARHEHLLVLPCDVPHLDAQLLADLRRIAQQHPQLPVMVRHGEFWEPLICIIPTSLQTEVERGWQAGERSPRKLFLQLGGVGLDCPPDDPRLANLNTPALLHTQPGVSE, from the coding sequence ATGCCCGATGATTCTTCGCCCCTGCCCTGTTCGATTCTGCTGCTGGCCGGTGGCCGCGGCCAACGCATGGGCGGCCAGGACAAAGGTCTGCTCCAATGGCACGGCGCGCCGTTGATCGCGCACTTGCAGCGCCTGGTCCGGCCGCTGACCGACGACCTGATCATCTCGTGCAATCGCAACCAGGACCGGTATGCGCCCTACGCCGACCAACTGGTGAATGACGACAGCCCGGACTTTCCCGGGCCGCTGGCGGGCGTCCGCGCGGGATTAGCCGCCGCACGCCATGAACATTTGCTGGTTTTGCCGTGCGATGTCCCGCACCTCGATGCCCAACTGCTCGCCGACCTGCGTAGGATTGCACAACAGCATCCACAGCTGCCGGTGATGGTGCGTCACGGTGAGTTCTGGGAACCCTTGATCTGCATCATCCCGACCAGCCTGCAAACCGAGGTAGAACGGGGTTGGCAAGCCGGTGAGCGCAGTCCGCGCAAGCTCTTCCTGCAACTGGGTGGCGTGGGGCTGGACTGCCCGCCCGATGACCCGCGCCTGGCCAACCTGAACACACCCGCGCTGTTACACACGCAGCCTGGCGTGTCAGAATGA
- the moaB gene encoding molybdenum cofactor biosynthesis protein B, with protein MKAKADAPFVPLNIAVLTVSDTRTLDTDTSGQVFVDRLIAAGHHLAERVLLKDDLYKIRAQVAHWIAEDVVQVVLITGGTGFTGRDSTPEAVSCLLDKQVDGFGELFRQISVADIGTSTVQSRALAGLANGTLVCCLPGSTNAVRTGWDGILAEQLDNRHRPCNFVPHLKQAEPCESRG; from the coding sequence ATGAAAGCCAAGGCAGATGCGCCCTTCGTACCCCTGAATATCGCTGTACTGACCGTCAGCGACACCCGCACCCTGGACACCGACACGTCGGGCCAGGTGTTCGTCGACCGCCTGATCGCCGCCGGCCACCACCTTGCCGAACGCGTGCTGCTCAAGGACGACCTCTACAAGATCCGCGCCCAGGTCGCCCACTGGATCGCAGAAGACGTGGTGCAAGTGGTGTTGATCACCGGTGGCACTGGCTTCACCGGTCGCGACAGCACCCCGGAAGCCGTGAGCTGCCTGCTCGACAAACAGGTCGACGGCTTCGGTGAACTGTTCCGGCAGATCTCCGTGGCCGATATCGGCACCTCCACCGTGCAATCCCGCGCCCTGGCCGGCCTGGCCAATGGCACCCTGGTGTGCTGCCTGCCCGGCTCTACCAACGCCGTGCGCACCGGGTGGGACGGTATCCTCGCCGAGCAGTTGGACAACCGTCACCGCCCCTGCAACTTCGTGCCGCAC